One Roseimicrobium gellanilyticum DNA window includes the following coding sequences:
- a CDS encoding tetratricopeptide repeat protein, translating into MAAPVIYLSAAQADLRTHRMAARAILEAEGLQVVDYEIRDATGWSPVRHAMRTRLRGCHAMVHIAGASFGAEPNAVPEGAVRRSYAQMEYHLASDLHIPCYSIVLAQDFPFDLHKPEDEEACSLQAQHREMLTEGMSSMDTVHDPGDLQWSLEALASRIRMSHATAASKKARSASTWLVFAPLFLISVVGAAYFFVAQRPDFNKAVQTTVPPAVSHSPPVLDAASMEHARKMIADVAAAAVIAGLPSEQQDPITKLEVALDEVAQRQGLTTIEAKLELQRFANAVDASTDSSARDKALAALTVGKFTAASALFSQPEADSEPVQIEDAPPKNAEVLPSALLLKAHLQYLASEHTAALASYKTALGKIDRTLSPDAWLHSSLIVAVVMTNLAQWEEASQRLTDILIHIDTHPQTEPQIHARALQAMASLEVARGQTGTAEDHLLKACKLLETDSAKNQHALAMATVAIGEALCFEGKRDGAEDAFRRAVVMQEQLHGPDSPEVARVLGCLATMLADSGRQAQGLRLCQRAQTINEQRFTPTHPRVARDLMRLAAISSQSPNDHRDVELCRRALDICTQAFGERHPATATAMISLAIALSDHPNSAEPESFAHEAVSIDVSALGEEHPLALRDMKILARALKASGNKDESLNLHRRIVSASERKYGPDNPETARALSDLALALTEYSRFTDAEPLYRRALSILEKRFGPDDFRVFIGVRSLAGILRDSGNKEEALEQYRRALEIAKRNLPPDDPGLFVELSNVGGALRSLGRYTDAETVFREALAIQEKSMSTRDPSVAETLSNLAGVLFLSGRHSEAEPVYRRVLEVLAAVSRETKQPHPNLDLARKNYHADLKRMGLSDDEITKRIAKVEAGETVQDLTAVSVK; encoded by the coding sequence ATGGCAGCGCCTGTCATCTATCTGAGCGCCGCACAGGCAGATCTCCGCACGCACCGCATGGCCGCGCGGGCCATCCTTGAGGCGGAAGGTCTGCAAGTGGTGGACTACGAAATTCGTGACGCCACCGGCTGGAGCCCGGTCCGCCACGCGATGCGTACGCGCCTGCGCGGATGCCATGCCATGGTGCACATCGCAGGTGCCAGCTTCGGCGCCGAGCCCAATGCCGTGCCGGAGGGCGCCGTGCGCCGGTCCTATGCGCAGATGGAGTATCATCTGGCATCAGATCTCCACATCCCGTGTTACTCCATCGTACTCGCACAGGATTTCCCTTTCGACCTGCACAAGCCGGAGGATGAGGAGGCTTGCTCCCTCCAGGCACAGCATCGCGAGATGCTCACCGAGGGCATGTCCTCCATGGATACCGTGCATGATCCGGGCGATCTGCAATGGTCCCTCGAAGCACTTGCGAGCCGGATTCGCATGAGCCACGCGACTGCCGCTTCGAAGAAGGCCCGTTCAGCATCTACCTGGCTTGTCTTCGCTCCGCTGTTTCTCATCTCCGTGGTAGGCGCCGCCTACTTCTTCGTCGCCCAGCGGCCGGATTTCAACAAAGCGGTCCAGACCACCGTTCCGCCCGCAGTCTCGCACTCGCCACCTGTGCTCGATGCCGCCTCAATGGAGCACGCTCGCAAAATGATCGCGGACGTGGCTGCCGCAGCAGTCATCGCCGGCCTTCCCTCCGAGCAGCAAGACCCCATCACCAAGCTGGAGGTCGCACTCGATGAAGTCGCCCAGCGCCAGGGGCTGACAACCATTGAGGCGAAACTGGAATTGCAGCGTTTCGCCAATGCCGTCGATGCCTCGACGGACAGCTCAGCCAGAGACAAAGCACTCGCAGCCCTCACTGTCGGAAAGTTCACCGCGGCATCCGCCCTCTTTTCCCAACCTGAGGCGGACAGCGAACCCGTCCAGATTGAGGATGCTCCTCCCAAGAATGCAGAGGTCCTTCCCTCTGCCCTGCTGCTGAAGGCGCACCTTCAATACCTGGCCAGCGAGCATACGGCGGCACTGGCCTCCTACAAAACCGCTCTGGGTAAGATCGACCGCACGCTGAGTCCGGATGCATGGCTGCACTCATCCCTGATCGTGGCCGTGGTCATGACAAACCTCGCCCAGTGGGAGGAAGCATCCCAGCGACTTACCGATATCCTGATACACATTGACACCCATCCGCAGACAGAGCCGCAGATCCACGCCCGCGCCCTGCAGGCCATGGCGTCTCTCGAGGTGGCACGCGGGCAGACAGGCACCGCAGAGGATCATCTGCTGAAGGCATGCAAGCTCCTGGAAACTGACTCCGCCAAGAATCAACATGCACTGGCCATGGCCACCGTGGCCATCGGCGAAGCGCTGTGCTTTGAAGGAAAACGCGATGGCGCAGAGGATGCCTTCCGCCGCGCTGTGGTGATGCAGGAGCAGCTCCATGGTCCAGACAGCCCGGAAGTAGCGCGGGTGCTCGGGTGCCTGGCGACCATGCTCGCAGACTCCGGCCGGCAGGCGCAGGGCTTGCGACTGTGCCAGCGTGCCCAGACCATCAATGAGCAGCGCTTCACGCCCACGCACCCTCGCGTGGCGCGGGACCTCATGCGCTTGGCCGCCATTTCCTCCCAATCACCGAATGATCACCGGGACGTGGAACTCTGCCGCCGCGCGCTGGACATCTGCACGCAGGCTTTCGGCGAAAGACATCCTGCCACAGCGACTGCGATGATCAGTCTCGCCATTGCCTTGAGCGATCATCCGAACTCAGCCGAGCCTGAGTCCTTCGCACACGAGGCTGTGAGCATTGATGTGAGCGCACTCGGCGAAGAACATCCCCTCGCCCTGCGGGACATGAAGATCCTGGCGAGAGCCTTGAAGGCCTCCGGAAACAAGGATGAATCTCTCAACCTGCATCGGCGCATCGTAAGTGCGAGCGAGCGGAAGTATGGTCCGGACAATCCGGAGACAGCACGCGCACTGTCCGACCTCGCGCTGGCACTGACCGAATACAGCCGCTTTACCGATGCCGAGCCCCTCTACCGCCGCGCCCTGTCCATTCTGGAGAAGAGATTCGGCCCGGATGACTTCCGGGTATTTATCGGCGTGAGAAGCCTCGCAGGAATCCTTCGCGACTCCGGGAACAAGGAGGAGGCGCTCGAGCAGTACCGACGCGCGTTGGAAATCGCGAAGCGCAATCTTCCCCCGGATGATCCCGGCCTGTTTGTGGAACTGAGCAATGTGGGTGGAGCCCTGCGCAGCCTCGGCCGCTACACCGATGCGGAGACCGTGTTCCGCGAAGCACTCGCCATCCAGGAGAAGAGCATGTCCACTCGCGATCCGTCCGTGGCAGAGACACTGAGCAATCTGGCCGGCGTGCTCTTCCTGTCCGGTCGCCACAGCGAGGCAGAGCCTGTCTATCGTCGTGTGCTGGAAGTGCTCGCGGCTGTCTCGCGAGAGACCAAGCAGCCGCACCCCAATCTGGATCTGGCACGAAAGAACTATCACGCAGATCTCAAGCGCATGGGCCTGAGTGATGATGAAATCACCAAGCGCATCGCAAAGGTCGAAGCCGGAGAGACCGTGCAGGATCTCACCGCGGTGAGTGTGAAGTGA
- a CDS encoding DUF2237 family protein: MPTNVLGTELQCCCMKPRTGYYRDGYCRTGVEDSGLHTVCALMTDEFLSFARTRGNDLVTPMPDWGFPGLRAGDKWCLCVLRWKEALDAGCAPPVFLEATQMSALEFVTLEDLREHALPK; this comes from the coding sequence ATGCCCACGAATGTCCTCGGCACGGAGCTGCAATGCTGCTGCATGAAACCCCGCACCGGCTACTACCGGGATGGCTACTGCCGCACTGGCGTGGAGGACTCTGGGCTGCACACGGTTTGTGCCCTGATGACGGACGAGTTCCTCAGTTTCGCCCGCACCCGGGGGAATGATCTCGTGACGCCGATGCCGGACTGGGGCTTCCCGGGTTTGAGGGCAGGGGACAAATGGTGTCTCTGTGTGCTGCGTTGGAAGGAGGCGCTGGATGCCGGTTGCGCGCCACCCGTGTTTCTGGAGGCGACCCAGATGTCCGCGCTGGAGTTTGTGACTCTTGAGGATTTGCGCGAACACGCGTTGCCGAAGTAA
- a CDS encoding nitroreductase family protein, whose translation MQTVGNDTQAIITEVIRHRRSIKPFDMDSTREVDSALILELLENANHAPTHGLTEPWRFHIFTGEGKRTLAETMARLYRETTPEAEFREDKMRKMSENPMLAGAVIVLGMARRGGVKIPELEEIEAVACAVQNLALSVTSAGLAGYWSSPPLVYTRQFVEWLGLGTEDRCLGLFYLGWPKAGFTPPKANRKPVTEKITWHQS comes from the coding sequence ATGCAGACTGTGGGAAACGATACACAAGCCATCATCACCGAAGTCATTCGCCACCGGCGATCCATCAAGCCGTTCGACATGGATTCCACCCGCGAAGTGGACAGCGCCCTCATCCTGGAGTTGCTGGAAAATGCCAATCACGCCCCAACCCATGGGCTGACCGAACCCTGGCGCTTTCACATTTTCACCGGAGAAGGCAAGCGGACGCTCGCGGAAACCATGGCACGGCTGTACCGGGAAACCACCCCGGAAGCCGAGTTCCGCGAGGACAAGATGCGCAAGATGTCCGAGAACCCGATGCTGGCTGGCGCGGTGATCGTGCTCGGCATGGCCCGCCGTGGCGGCGTGAAGATTCCAGAGCTCGAGGAGATTGAGGCCGTGGCATGTGCGGTGCAGAATCTCGCACTCAGTGTCACGTCTGCAGGCCTCGCGGGCTACTGGTCCTCCCCACCGCTCGTGTACACGCGCCAGTTCGTCGAATGGCTTGGGCTGGGCACGGAGGATCGCTGTCTGGGTCTCTTCTACCTCGGCTGGCCAAAGGCGGGCTTCACACCACCCAAAGCAAACCGGAAGCCGGTGACTGAAAAAATCACCTGGCACCAGTCATGA
- a CDS encoding redoxin domain-containing protein gives MALSIGTSAPDFTLKSKSSGEIKDVTLSANYGKKNTVLLFFPLAFTGVCTAEFCDITAGLGQFSSLNADVIGISVDSPFAQEAWAKQERITITLVSDLNKATIKAYDVVFPNLAGIGDTAARAAFVVDKNGVIQYAEQTATPKDLPDFEAVKAALAKLG, from the coding sequence ATGGCCCTTTCCATCGGCACTTCCGCCCCTGACTTCACCCTCAAGTCCAAGAGCTCCGGCGAGATCAAGGACGTGACCCTCAGTGCGAACTACGGCAAGAAGAACACCGTGCTTCTTTTCTTCCCGCTCGCCTTCACCGGCGTGTGTACGGCAGAGTTTTGCGACATCACCGCTGGTCTTGGCCAGTTCAGCAGCCTGAATGCTGATGTCATCGGCATCAGCGTGGACAGCCCCTTCGCGCAGGAAGCCTGGGCGAAGCAGGAGCGCATCACCATCACGCTGGTGAGCGACCTGAACAAGGCCACCATCAAGGCCTATGACGTCGTGTTCCCCAATCTGGCCGGCATCGGTGACACTGCCGCGCGCGCTGCCTTCGTGGTCGACAAGAATGGCGTGATTCAGTACGCCGAGCAGACTGCTACTCCGAAGGACCTGCCGGATTTCGAAGCCGTGAAGGCCGCGCTCGCGAAGCTGGGCTGA
- a CDS encoding ATP-binding protein: MIVPPTGTITFLFSDIEGSTKKWEKQPDAMRVALASHDHLLRQVFESCGGYVFKTIGDAFCVAFDTAQDALAGALESQRAIRSADWGAIGELRVRMALHTGAAEDRDGDYFGQTLNRVARILSTAHGGQVLVSLPTQELVRDHLPAGVQLRHMGEHRLKDLARAEHLYQLVAPDLPSEFAGLRSLESVANNLPVQLTSFIGREREMAEVIRLLGNTRLLTLTGMGGTGKTRLSLQAAADVLDTYPDGVWFVEFATIDEASLVPETVAAVFNLRQESDRPLTSTLAQYLKDKNTLLILDNCEHVVAACARLAETLLRACPRLHILASSREPMSIAGETAWPVPPLTLPDHWREITASPDAIIRLGEYEAVRLFTERASLARPAFELTNENVHLVTQICWRLDGIPLAIELAAARIRVLSLEQIVERLDDRFHLLTTGSRNAVPRQQTLRSLIDWSHDLLSEPERRLFRRLSVFARGRTLEAIESVCEGEGLEKFEIVDLLSQLVDKSLVYVEKPSDQGARYFILESIWDYSNEKLIAAGEAETYRIRHLDHFLRFAEQAAPKIRGPKQREWLAIVEEEEFNLRYALEAAAELPGQTSKGLRMLTVTQRFVEVRGLFKEARDAFILLLGKPDAATRDIIRAQALAAAGRLAWVADDLAACVAYQEEALSIFRELGDAAGTARALADIAFLDLDKGLVPRARTLLEEATTLAAPLGDKRLTAHIQHIWGVIAAGEGDFQKAFDIDEANHAFYRAEGDTWQSIIMAWSVGVNAAALGKFTVAHSYLSECLQVGLDLGNRWGASYPLEAFAVLAVAEKQYEHAAKLYGAAEAQRTRSGLVPQAADHPAIRVILSTAQDFAGPAIEAAKREGRMLSLEAATALAIGRGTSATS; this comes from the coding sequence ATGATTGTCCCGCCGACAGGCACCATCACTTTCCTCTTCAGCGACATCGAGGGCAGCACCAAGAAATGGGAGAAGCAGCCCGATGCCATGCGTGTGGCCCTGGCCTCCCATGATCACCTGCTGCGCCAGGTCTTCGAATCCTGCGGAGGGTATGTCTTCAAGACCATCGGCGATGCCTTCTGTGTCGCGTTCGATACCGCACAAGATGCGCTGGCTGGCGCCCTGGAAAGCCAGCGCGCCATCCGCTCTGCAGATTGGGGGGCAATCGGGGAACTCCGCGTGCGCATGGCTCTGCACACCGGCGCGGCCGAAGATCGCGATGGTGACTATTTTGGCCAGACCTTGAATCGCGTGGCACGCATCCTTTCCACCGCACATGGTGGCCAGGTGCTGGTGTCGCTACCGACACAGGAGCTGGTACGTGACCATCTGCCTGCAGGCGTGCAGCTCCGTCACATGGGCGAGCATCGGCTGAAGGACCTCGCCCGTGCTGAGCATCTCTACCAGCTTGTGGCTCCGGATCTGCCCTCGGAGTTTGCCGGCCTGCGCTCCCTGGAGAGCGTGGCAAACAATCTGCCCGTGCAGCTCACGAGCTTCATCGGTCGCGAGCGTGAAATGGCCGAGGTCATCCGCCTGCTGGGGAATACCCGCCTGCTCACGCTCACCGGCATGGGAGGCACAGGCAAGACGCGCCTCTCACTGCAAGCTGCGGCCGATGTGCTGGACACCTACCCGGACGGTGTGTGGTTCGTCGAGTTCGCCACCATTGACGAAGCCTCGCTCGTGCCGGAAACCGTGGCGGCGGTCTTCAATCTTCGTCAGGAATCCGACCGCCCCCTCACCAGCACGCTCGCCCAGTATCTCAAGGACAAGAACACCCTGCTCATTCTGGACAATTGCGAGCACGTGGTAGCCGCGTGCGCCCGCCTCGCGGAGACACTGCTGCGCGCCTGCCCCAGACTCCACATCCTCGCCAGCAGCCGTGAGCCCATGAGCATCGCCGGTGAAACCGCGTGGCCCGTGCCTCCGCTGACGCTTCCCGATCACTGGCGCGAGATCACCGCCAGCCCGGATGCCATCATCCGCCTGGGTGAGTATGAGGCCGTGCGCCTCTTCACCGAGCGTGCCTCCCTCGCCCGTCCTGCGTTTGAACTCACGAATGAGAACGTGCATCTCGTGACGCAAATCTGCTGGAGACTCGACGGCATTCCTCTCGCCATCGAGCTCGCCGCCGCCCGCATCCGTGTGCTCTCGCTGGAGCAGATTGTGGAGCGCCTCGACGACCGCTTTCATCTTCTCACCACCGGCAGCCGCAATGCAGTGCCCCGTCAGCAGACACTCCGCTCCCTCATCGACTGGAGTCATGATCTGCTCTCCGAGCCAGAGCGCCGTCTCTTCCGCCGCCTTTCCGTCTTCGCAAGAGGCCGCACCTTGGAGGCCATCGAGAGTGTGTGCGAGGGCGAGGGACTGGAGAAGTTCGAGATCGTGGATCTCCTCTCGCAGCTCGTGGACAAGTCCCTGGTCTATGTGGAGAAACCCTCTGACCAGGGAGCCCGCTATTTCATCCTCGAGTCCATCTGGGACTATTCGAATGAAAAACTGATCGCGGCGGGCGAGGCAGAGACCTATCGCATCCGCCACCTGGACCACTTCCTGCGTTTCGCCGAGCAGGCCGCGCCGAAGATTCGCGGACCCAAGCAGCGCGAGTGGCTCGCCATTGTGGAGGAGGAAGAGTTCAACCTCCGCTACGCATTGGAGGCTGCGGCGGAGCTTCCCGGACAAACCTCCAAGGGTCTGCGCATGCTCACCGTCACGCAACGGTTTGTGGAAGTACGCGGCCTTTTCAAAGAGGCGCGCGATGCCTTCATCCTGCTGCTTGGCAAGCCGGATGCCGCCACGAGAGACATCATACGCGCCCAAGCACTTGCTGCAGCCGGTCGTCTTGCATGGGTGGCGGATGATCTGGCTGCCTGTGTCGCCTACCAGGAGGAAGCGCTGAGCATCTTCCGCGAGCTCGGCGATGCGGCAGGCACGGCCCGAGCCCTTGCGGACATCGCCTTCCTCGATCTGGATAAGGGCCTGGTCCCACGGGCCCGCACCCTTCTGGAAGAGGCAACCACTCTTGCGGCTCCGCTGGGTGACAAGAGACTCACCGCTCACATCCAGCACATCTGGGGTGTCATTGCTGCAGGCGAAGGAGATTTCCAGAAAGCCTTCGATATCGATGAGGCCAATCACGCCTTCTACCGGGCGGAAGGAGACACCTGGCAAAGCATCATCATGGCCTGGTCTGTGGGAGTGAATGCGGCTGCACTGGGCAAGTTCACTGTGGCGCACAGCTATCTCTCCGAATGCCTGCAGGTAGGCCTCGATCTCGGCAACCGCTGGGGTGCTTCTTATCCTTTGGAGGCCTTTGCGGTGCTCGCAGTCGCGGAAAAACAATATGAGCATGCCGCCAAACTCTACGGTGCTGCTGAGGCCCAACGCACCCGCAGCGGACTCGTGCCACAGGCAGCCGACCATCCAGCGATCCGCGTGATTCTTTCCACTGCCCAAGACTTTGCAGGGCCCGCGATTGAGGCGGCCAAGCGAGAAGGCCGCATGCTCAGCCTCGAAGCGGCCACTGCCCTTGCCATTGGCAGGGGCACATCAGCTACCTCATAG
- a CDS encoding OmpA family protein, with translation MKLSILLLPVVTLAQMTVFAQNNPPVEIVPPSPRTKVVVDDIPPAQPLNKVVVRERLSIAPKAVVTVAPSTVTTPPVATTTTTTVTTTPAPTRVYDVERQVVVVKDRELPYVTVPVLFVVETAQLLNDESRVALEATANGIMEVAKTNPNARFDIEGHTSTEGTDEFNMSLSAARAQRVLDELIKTYGVPSELLSAHGYGENYPKFPNGTESQLQLDRRVLVVRTQ, from the coding sequence ATGAAGCTTTCCATTCTCCTGCTGCCAGTGGTAACGCTGGCCCAGATGACCGTGTTCGCCCAGAACAATCCGCCCGTGGAAATCGTGCCTCCTTCTCCCCGGACGAAGGTGGTCGTGGACGACATACCGCCCGCCCAACCTCTGAACAAGGTGGTGGTGCGCGAGCGTCTTTCCATTGCGCCGAAGGCGGTGGTCACCGTCGCGCCTTCGACGGTGACAACGCCTCCGGTCGCAACAACGACCACCACGACCGTAACCACAACTCCCGCGCCGACACGTGTGTATGATGTGGAAAGGCAGGTGGTCGTGGTGAAGGACCGCGAGCTGCCCTATGTGACGGTACCGGTTCTCTTTGTCGTGGAGACGGCGCAATTGCTGAATGACGAGTCCCGCGTCGCCCTGGAAGCCACAGCGAACGGCATCATGGAAGTCGCCAAGACGAATCCCAACGCCAGATTCGACATCGAGGGACACACCAGCACGGAGGGCACGGATGAGTTCAATATGTCCCTCTCTGCCGCGCGTGCGCAGCGTGTGCTCGATGAGCTGATCAAGACCTATGGTGTGCCCTCAGAGCTGCTGAGCGCACACGGCTACGGAGAAAACTATCCCAAGTTCCCCAACGGCACTGAGTCACAGCTTCAACTCGACCGCCGCGTGCTGGTGGTGAGGACCCAGTAG
- a CDS encoding LamG domain-containing protein, which translates to MACLTASGALALVASRDAPAPATGRGEPPSLDAPAMQDLARMGDGFLVWERKVEGTWQIWTRSLDGLTAERRLIPEEEGKDHFCPKISPDGNRLAYMSYVRGSSPTDPVEGSLWVMDLRTQERKLLAARARSYQGDRAVLWMDAKTLCHIDERGHSIELNVETGARHQLTTKARSKHGWLVNAQRTHATSGDAEFSPFDGRSGEVRTLPKHSGCQPYFSADGRWGFWMGGSGGPLNKMHLPTRRVEPVLAHNDPRLPAERNYVYFPMLSPCQRLMAFAASSDDHDHYESNYDIFVIRVDRETLDPIGTAVRYTTSLGNDRYPDVYCGETVLGSYYVEAPARIGLKSPGGQACVWYVDGKEVGRGDALEQEFSKAGEYWIEARDLNAGTALGRGFVHARDASAPKMTLVRRNGERELALTFDQPVSLEHATATAEDGRTMPLGALQAEEYVLMLPLTGALTSGGRITLEGVRDTAQRPNVMPRTHFTVPTQGWPQSRAGLVYAWEQRDAPPLQLANAMPVRSGKAFWNLRGGMDVRGGTYELPEVGAAMLRECGKSRAFTLEAIITPMVPPYDREARPVLSLEDSNGNVKLAILQRRSDWSLWLATEDNPRGTSIEQELLPLRTGQPHHVVVSYEQGRLQVYLNGMAMSVRPELHGALKFDADKGVLRIGVCSKLEARWQGMVDQLAIYHRVLTADEAVAHADYAVPKLEAQKQARTRKVVAKRVQSSRLPSLVEVAPYREALVQHLYEVLPKDNDDRDQDFPVGSRIAVTQWVWVKGEAAAAPKPDEEGVYRLFVQPAEAHREIQPLVIRSDLPADAPVESWLEVSNW; encoded by the coding sequence ATGGCTTGCCTGACCGCATCAGGCGCTCTGGCGCTGGTGGCATCCCGCGACGCCCCTGCACCCGCGACTGGGCGAGGCGAGCCTCCATCTCTCGATGCCCCTGCGATGCAGGATCTGGCAAGGATGGGAGATGGATTCCTGGTATGGGAGCGCAAGGTGGAAGGTACCTGGCAGATCTGGACGAGGTCCCTCGACGGACTCACCGCGGAGCGGCGTCTGATTCCTGAAGAAGAGGGGAAGGACCACTTCTGTCCGAAGATCTCTCCCGATGGCAATCGCCTGGCTTACATGAGCTATGTGCGCGGAAGCTCGCCCACGGATCCTGTGGAGGGTTCTCTGTGGGTCATGGATCTGCGAACCCAGGAGCGCAAGCTGCTGGCGGCACGTGCCCGCAGCTATCAAGGGGATCGCGCGGTGTTGTGGATGGATGCGAAGACGCTGTGCCATATCGATGAGCGTGGGCATAGCATCGAGCTGAACGTGGAGACTGGCGCACGTCATCAACTGACCACCAAGGCACGCTCGAAGCATGGCTGGCTGGTGAACGCACAACGCACTCACGCCACCAGTGGTGACGCGGAGTTTTCTCCCTTTGATGGCAGGAGCGGAGAGGTGCGCACGCTGCCGAAGCACAGCGGCTGCCAGCCGTACTTCAGCGCGGATGGAAGGTGGGGCTTCTGGATGGGGGGCTCTGGCGGTCCGCTGAACAAGATGCATCTGCCGACCCGGCGCGTGGAACCGGTGCTGGCGCACAATGACCCGCGCCTGCCGGCAGAACGCAACTATGTGTACTTCCCCATGCTGTCGCCGTGCCAGCGTCTGATGGCGTTTGCGGCATCGTCAGATGATCATGACCACTATGAGTCGAACTATGACATCTTCGTGATTCGAGTCGATCGCGAGACCTTGGATCCGATTGGCACAGCGGTGAGATACACCACATCATTGGGCAATGATCGGTATCCAGATGTGTATTGTGGAGAAACCGTGCTGGGCAGCTACTATGTGGAGGCTCCGGCGCGCATCGGGCTGAAATCACCCGGCGGTCAAGCGTGTGTGTGGTACGTGGATGGAAAGGAGGTGGGGCGAGGCGATGCTCTGGAGCAGGAGTTTTCCAAGGCGGGCGAGTACTGGATTGAGGCCCGCGACTTGAATGCTGGGACCGCGCTGGGGAGGGGATTCGTCCACGCGCGGGATGCCTCTGCCCCCAAGATGACTCTGGTGCGCAGGAACGGAGAGAGGGAGCTGGCTTTGACTTTTGATCAGCCGGTGTCTCTCGAACACGCCACGGCAACCGCGGAAGATGGCAGGACGATGCCGCTCGGAGCGCTGCAGGCAGAGGAGTATGTCTTGATGCTGCCACTAACGGGGGCTTTGACATCGGGAGGCCGCATCACGTTGGAGGGGGTGCGTGATACTGCACAACGGCCCAACGTGATGCCCAGAACGCACTTCACCGTACCTACGCAGGGGTGGCCACAATCGCGCGCGGGTCTTGTGTATGCATGGGAACAACGTGACGCTCCACCTCTGCAACTGGCAAACGCAATGCCAGTGCGGAGCGGCAAGGCCTTCTGGAATTTGCGCGGGGGCATGGACGTCCGAGGTGGTACCTATGAGCTGCCGGAGGTGGGTGCGGCCATGCTCCGTGAATGCGGCAAGAGTAGGGCTTTCACGCTGGAGGCCATCATCACCCCCATGGTGCCTCCGTATGATCGTGAAGCGCGGCCAGTGCTTTCTCTGGAAGATTCGAACGGAAACGTGAAGCTGGCAATTTTGCAACGTCGCAGCGATTGGAGTCTCTGGCTCGCCACGGAGGACAATCCACGCGGCACCTCCATTGAGCAGGAGTTGCTGCCACTACGCACCGGCCAGCCGCATCATGTGGTCGTGTCTTACGAGCAGGGGCGCTTGCAGGTGTATCTCAATGGCATGGCCATGTCCGTGCGTCCGGAGCTTCACGGCGCGCTGAAATTTGATGCAGACAAGGGCGTGCTGCGCATCGGGGTGTGCTCCAAACTCGAAGCGCGCTGGCAGGGCATGGTGGATCAACTCGCCATCTACCATCGGGTTCTCACCGCGGATGAAGCGGTGGCGCACGCAGACTACGCGGTACCCAAGCTGGAAGCGCAGAAGCAGGCGCGTACCAGGAAGGTGGTGGCAAAGCGGGTGCAATCCTCGCGTCTCCCTTCGCTTGTGGAGGTGGCGCCGTATCGCGAGGCGCTGGTGCAGCATCTTTATGAAGTGCTGCCCAAGGACAACGATGACCGGGATCAGGATTTCCCGGTGGGCAGCCGTATCGCAGTGACGCAGTGGGTCTGGGTGAAGGGTGAAGCTGCCGCCGCACCCAAGCCGGATGAAGAAGGCGTGTATCGCTTGTTCGTCCAACCTGCGGAGGCGCATCGTGAGATTCAACCGCTGGTGATCAGGAGCGACCTGCCGGCTGATGCGCCGGTGGAATCGTGGCTGGAAGTCTCGAACTGGTGA
- a CDS encoding DUF456 domain-containing protein, with the protein MMEWLRSVDWSLWGVWSLTITLLIVGLAGTVLPLLPGPFIIFVAAIAHKFLRPETGISWWSIAALTVMLIVAYAVDFFSGAMGTKWFGGSKWGVAGVLIGGVVGLFFGFIGLIIGPIIGGLVAELLLARKEMGPAVKATWGSVVGTTVGLAARVGISLAMIAVFVLDVFW; encoded by the coding sequence ATGATGGAATGGTTGCGGAGCGTTGATTGGTCCTTGTGGGGCGTGTGGTCGCTTACCATCACTTTGTTGATCGTGGGGTTGGCGGGGACGGTGCTGCCCCTGCTACCCGGCCCCTTCATCATCTTCGTGGCGGCGATCGCGCACAAGTTTCTCCGTCCGGAAACGGGCATCTCCTGGTGGAGCATCGCGGCCCTCACCGTGATGTTGATTGTGGCCTATGCCGTGGACTTTTTCAGCGGTGCGATGGGCACAAAATGGTTTGGGGGCAGCAAGTGGGGTGTCGCTGGCGTGCTCATCGGCGGCGTTGTGGGCCTGTTCTTTGGCTTCATCGGATTGATCATCGGACCCATCATCGGCGGGCTTGTCGCGGAATTGCTGCTTGCGCGGAAGGAAATGGGCCCGGCTGTGAAAGCAACCTGGGGCAGCGTGGTGGGCACCACGGTGGGACTTGCCGCACGCGTGGGGATCAGTCTTGCCATGATCGCCGTGTTTGTGTTGGATGTGTTCTGGTAA